The DNA region GTCTGCTCAGTCCTTTTTAAGTGAAAAGCTGGAACAAGGATTGGTGACCGCTAAATGGGGAGGAATTGAGACATGAGTGTTAAGAAAagatcttcatttaaaatgactCAATTGGATTTTCGAAGAGCTGACAGAGGACGTGGGGAACAATGGGGAATAGCACAGCTGTGACAGAGTTCATCCTGGTGGGATTTCCTAACAGCCTTGAGGTAGAGATTGTCTTCTTCGTGGTGttcctgtttgtttatttagtcACTGTCCTGGCAAACACCCTTATCATTGTACTCGTGTATGTAGACTGCCATCTCCATTCTCCCATGTACTACTTCCTCAGTAATTTCTCCTTCATTGAGATCTCCACAACTTCCACTGTGGTGCCAAAAATGCTGGCAAATGCTCtatcagagaagaaaaccatCTCCTTTGCGGGCTGCTTTAGCCAGCTCTACTTTTACTTCTTCCTTGTTGCAGCAGAGTTCATCCTCTTTGCCATCATGTCCTACGACCGGTATGTGGCAATATGCCACCCGCTGAGGTATGCCACCATCCTGACAGGAAGGGTGTGTAACCAGCTTGTCCTCTCTGCGTGGGTGGGTGGCTTGCTCATGATCCTGCCATCAGTGGTCCTCAGAGCCAGGCTGCCCTACTGTGTTCCCAATGTCATTGACCACTACTTCTGTGACAGCGCGCCTCTCCTGCACC from Oxyura jamaicensis isolate SHBP4307 breed ruddy duck unplaced genomic scaffold, BPBGC_Ojam_1.0 oxyUn_random_OJ93, whole genome shotgun sequence includes:
- the LOC118158759 gene encoding olfactory receptor 6M1-like, whose translation is MGNSTAVTEFILVGFPNSLEVEIVFFVVFLFVYLVTVLANTLIIVLVYVDCHLHSPMYYFLSNFSFIEISTTSTVVPKMLANALSEKKTISFAGCFSQLYFYFFLVAAEFILFAIMSYDRYVAICHPLRYATILTGRVCNQLVLSAWVGGLLMILPSVVLRARLPYCVPNVIDHYFCDSAPLLHLACTDVWFVELNDLVVSLVLLLGSLALTAASYVWIISTVLWIPSNQGRRKASATCASHFIVVSLGFGISIFIYLRPPQMNSVHLNKILSVLSSIVTPLLNPFIFSLRNEQMKEALKRTLCKLLGMTKQAGKP